A region of Acidimicrobiales bacterium DNA encodes the following proteins:
- a CDS encoding Fic family protein has translation MDDASAEIARLDGELWHEIGPFSAVLLRSESAASSKIENLTASARAIAEAELHPDCRGNASLIVANTRAMSAAIELANRIDADAILAMHETLLAHVPRQDAGTWRSEQVWIGGGDLGPHGAIFVPPHHSRVPAAIDDLLAFIDRDDVPVLAHAAIAHAQFETIHPFTDGNGRTGRALLHAHLRNKALTRNVTVPISAGLLTDTDAYFASLTEYREGDPVTIIEQLARAALAAVGNGRQLVDDLHAIRSGWVERIKARRDATTWKIADLLLGHPVVNAQVIAKELGMAGRNVNRALQPLVEAGVLIEFTDKKRNQRWRTPEVLAALDEFAVRAGRRARATGRSARSAP, from the coding sequence GTGGACGACGCCTCTGCCGAGATCGCCCGTTTGGATGGCGAACTCTGGCACGAGATCGGCCCGTTCAGCGCCGTACTGCTGCGGTCGGAGTCCGCTGCATCCTCCAAGATCGAGAACCTCACCGCGTCGGCCCGAGCCATCGCCGAAGCGGAGCTCCACCCCGACTGCAGGGGCAACGCCTCTCTGATCGTGGCCAACACGCGGGCCATGAGTGCTGCGATCGAACTGGCCAATCGCATCGACGCCGACGCCATTCTGGCCATGCACGAGACGCTGCTCGCCCACGTTCCCCGGCAGGACGCGGGTACGTGGCGAAGTGAGCAGGTGTGGATCGGAGGCGGCGACCTAGGGCCACACGGAGCGATCTTCGTCCCCCCGCACCACAGCCGCGTCCCGGCAGCCATCGACGATCTGTTGGCCTTCATCGACCGAGACGACGTCCCCGTACTCGCCCATGCCGCCATCGCCCACGCACAGTTCGAGACGATTCACCCGTTCACCGACGGCAACGGGCGCACGGGCCGCGCGTTGCTCCACGCCCACTTGCGGAACAAGGCACTGACCCGAAACGTCACCGTACCGATCTCCGCCGGGCTATTGACCGACACGGACGCGTACTTCGCCTCCTTGACCGAGTACCGCGAAGGCGACCCGGTCACCATCATCGAGCAGTTGGCCCGAGCAGCGCTCGCAGCGGTCGGCAATGGCCGTCAGCTGGTCGATGACCTCCATGCGATCCGCTCGGGATGGGTTGAGCGCATCAAGGCGCGACGGGATGCAACTACCTGGAAGATCGCCGACCTGCTCCTTGGGCATCCGGTCGTGAACGCTCAGGTCATCGCCAAGGAACTGGGAATGGCGGGCAGGAATGTGAACCGTGCTCTGCAACCGCTCGTCGAGGCCGGAGTCTTGATCGAGTTCACCGACAAGAAGCGCAACCAGAGGTGGCGTACTCCTGAGGTGCTGGCGGCCCTGGACGAGTTCGCGGTACGAGCTGGTCGGCGCGCCAGGGCGACCGGCCGGTCGGCCAGGTCCGCTCCGTGA
- the recR gene encoding recombination mediator RecR has protein sequence MYTGPLQGLVDELGRLPGIGPKSAQRIAFHLLKVAPEDAMRLAEAIVAMKERITLCPRCFNVAEGDICSICADPRRDGSVLCVVEDPRDIVAVEKTQEFRGRYHVLHGALNPIEGIGPDQLRVRELLGRLDDEAVTEVILCTNPNLEGEATAMYLARLLKPLGLTVTRIASGLPVGGDLEYADELTLGRALEGRREVDA, from the coding sequence GTGTACACCGGCCCGCTGCAAGGTCTGGTGGACGAGCTCGGGCGGCTCCCCGGCATCGGCCCGAAGTCCGCCCAGCGCATCGCCTTCCATCTGCTGAAGGTGGCCCCGGAGGACGCCATGCGCCTCGCCGAGGCCATCGTGGCCATGAAGGAGCGCATCACGCTGTGCCCCCGGTGCTTCAACGTCGCCGAGGGTGACATCTGCTCGATCTGCGCGGACCCCCGGCGCGACGGGTCCGTGCTGTGCGTGGTCGAGGACCCCCGGGACATCGTGGCGGTGGAGAAGACCCAGGAGTTCCGCGGCCGCTACCACGTGCTGCACGGTGCCCTGAACCCGATCGAGGGGATCGGGCCCGACCAGCTGCGCGTGCGCGAGCTGCTCGGCCGCCTCGACGACGAGGCCGTCACCGAGGTCATCCTGTGCACCAACCCCAACCTCGAGGGCGAGGCCACCGCCATGTACCTGGCCCGGCTGCTGAAGCCCCTCGGCCTGACCGTGACGCGCATCGCCAGCGGCCTGCCCGTCGGCGGCGACCTCGAGTACGCCGACGAGCTCACCCTGGGGCGGGCCCTCGAGGGGCGGCGCGAGGTCGACGCCTGA
- a CDS encoding acetyl-CoA C-acetyltransferase, with amino-acid sequence MPGSVIIAGARTPIGKLSGALGGFSAMDLGGFAIAAALERAGVAPGDVDYVFMGQVLLAGQGQITARQAATKGGIPMSVPATTVNKVCLSGLNSIYLADLLIAAGEADVVVAGGMESMTQAPYLLPGARAGYRMGDGSLVDSMMYDGLYCQFDHCAMGLGTERYNKEAKISRDAQDAVAALSHERAAAAIKDGRFADEIVPVSVPQRKGDPIVVDTDEGVRPGTTAESLGGLRPAFDKEGTITAGNASQISDGGAAVVVTSRARAEALGVTPLGEVVSYGQVAGPDASLLLQPANATVQALAKVGKTPADVALFEINEAFAAVGLASMAAMGITDEQTNVNGGAIALGHPIGMSGTRLALTMLHELRRRGGGLGAASLCGGGGQGDALVLRSIA; translated from the coding sequence ATGCCCGGTTCCGTCATCATCGCGGGGGCCCGTACCCCCATCGGCAAGCTGTCGGGTGCCCTCGGGGGCTTCAGCGCCATGGACCTGGGCGGGTTCGCCATCGCCGCGGCCCTCGAGCGCGCCGGCGTGGCGCCCGGGGACGTCGACTACGTCTTCATGGGCCAGGTCCTGCTGGCGGGCCAGGGGCAGATCACGGCCCGGCAGGCCGCCACCAAGGGCGGGATCCCGATGTCGGTGCCGGCCACCACGGTGAACAAGGTCTGCCTGTCCGGGCTCAACAGCATCTACCTGGCCGACCTCCTGATCGCCGCGGGCGAGGCCGACGTGGTGGTGGCGGGCGGCATGGAGTCGATGACCCAGGCGCCCTACCTGCTGCCCGGGGCGCGCGCCGGCTACCGCATGGGGGACGGCTCGCTCGTCGACTCCATGATGTACGACGGCCTGTACTGCCAGTTCGACCACTGCGCCATGGGCCTCGGCACCGAGCGGTACAACAAGGAAGCCAAGATCTCGCGTGACGCCCAGGACGCCGTGGCGGCGCTGTCGCACGAGCGGGCGGCGGCGGCCATCAAGGACGGCCGGTTCGCCGACGAGATCGTCCCCGTGTCGGTGCCCCAGCGCAAGGGCGACCCCATCGTGGTCGACACCGACGAGGGCGTGCGCCCCGGCACCACCGCCGAGTCGCTGGGCGGCCTGCGTCCCGCCTTCGACAAGGAGGGCACCATCACCGCCGGCAACGCCAGCCAGATCTCCGACGGCGGGGCGGCCGTGGTCGTCACCTCCCGCGCCCGGGCCGAGGCCCTGGGTGTCACCCCGCTCGGCGAGGTCGTGAGCTACGGGCAGGTGGCCGGGCCCGACGCGTCGCTGCTGCTGCAGCCGGCCAACGCCACCGTGCAGGCGCTCGCCAAGGTCGGCAAGACACCGGCGGACGTGGCCCTCTTCGAGATCAACGAGGCCTTCGCGGCTGTGGGCCTGGCCTCGATGGCGGCGATGGGGATCACCGACGAGCAGACCAACGTCAACGGCGGGGCCATCGCCCTCGGCCACCCCATCGGCATGTCCGGCACCCGACTGGCGCTCACCATGCTCCACGAGCTGCGCCGGCGCGGCGGGGGCCTCGGCGCCGCCAGCCTGTGCGGCGGTGGCGGCCAGGGCGACGCCCTCGTCCTGCGCTCGATCGCCTAG
- the tadA gene encoding tRNA adenosine(34) deaminase TadA, whose amino-acid sequence MADADADAPEEFTVLDDVTAMRGALAEAAEAAGHDDVPVGAMAVVDGRRIAARHNERELRHDPTAHAEILALRDAAAALGTWRLDEVTLVVTLEPCAMCAGALVAARVGRLVFGAPDPKAGACGSLYQLCADPRLNHEVPVTGGVLAQECGSLLTAFFAGRR is encoded by the coding sequence GTGGCCGACGCCGACGCCGACGCACCCGAGGAGTTCACCGTCCTCGACGACGTCACGGCCATGCGGGGCGCGCTGGCCGAGGCGGCGGAGGCGGCCGGTCACGACGACGTGCCCGTGGGCGCGATGGCGGTCGTCGACGGTCGTCGGATCGCCGCCCGTCACAACGAGCGGGAGCTCCGCCACGACCCCACGGCGCACGCCGAGATCCTGGCGCTGCGCGACGCGGCGGCGGCCCTCGGCACCTGGCGGCTCGACGAAGTGACGTTGGTGGTGACGCTCGAGCCCTGCGCCATGTGCGCCGGCGCCCTGGTGGCGGCGCGGGTGGGCCGCCTCGTGTTCGGAGCGCCGGACCCCAAGGCCGGCGCGTGCGGGTCGCTCTACCAGCTGTGCGCCGACCCGCGCCTCAACCACGAAGTCCCCGTCACCGGCGGTGTCCTCGCGCAGGAGTGCGGCTCGTTGCTGACGGCGTTCTTCGCCGGGAGGCGCTGA
- a CDS encoding site-specific DNA-methyltransferase, whose protein sequence is MSRRRKPTSTSPFGVGRRENHDASGFYDRFAAPVLSGDDTVNPSTVKDKILTGDARRMDEVEDSSVALVVTSPPYFAGKEYEEALGEGHIPASYLDYLAMLSDVFAECVRTLEPGGRIAVNVANLGRKPYRSLSADVIGILQDRLGLLLRGEVIWHKARGASGSCAWGSFRSPANPVLRDVTERVVIASKGRFDRALARPERARRGLPSGISVTKDEFIEATTDVWELPSESATRVGHPAPFPVELPLRLIELYTYQGDLVLDPFMGSGTTAAAAVRSGRHYVGYDTESEYVRIAEQRVSEERDRLIGREARADGAAGLLEGARADGASARELAAELLAACGFADVVESKRLVAGVDVTFSARDRTGRRWLFDVSGAFTTTRTGLRRADTLWRALGKAAVLHAELPEVPVVLLTTAVPVPGSAGERAWRSLAAATAPGTLAAVHDVIELESPDDQARLRRYASEGIALADGAPPPPRGAAGSKRRRAAPRAR, encoded by the coding sequence GTGAGCCGACGCCGCAAGCCCACGTCCACCTCGCCGTTCGGGGTGGGCCGGCGCGAGAACCATGACGCCAGCGGGTTCTACGACCGCTTCGCGGCGCCCGTCCTGTCGGGCGACGACACCGTCAACCCGTCGACGGTCAAGGACAAGATCCTCACGGGCGACGCGCGCCGGATGGACGAGGTCGAGGACTCGTCGGTGGCCCTGGTCGTCACCTCACCGCCGTACTTCGCGGGCAAGGAGTACGAGGAGGCGCTCGGCGAGGGCCACATCCCCGCCAGCTACCTCGACTACCTGGCGATGCTGTCGGACGTCTTCGCCGAGTGCGTGCGCACCCTCGAGCCGGGCGGGCGCATCGCGGTCAACGTCGCCAATCTGGGGCGCAAGCCCTACCGGTCGCTGTCCGCCGACGTCATCGGCATCCTCCAGGACCGCCTGGGGTTGCTGCTGCGGGGTGAGGTCATCTGGCACAAGGCCCGGGGGGCGAGCGGCTCCTGCGCCTGGGGGTCGTTCCGCAGCCCAGCCAACCCCGTGCTGCGCGACGTCACCGAGCGCGTCGTCATCGCCAGCAAGGGCCGGTTCGACCGGGCACTGGCCCGCCCCGAGCGGGCGCGCCGCGGGCTGCCCTCGGGCATCTCGGTCACCAAGGACGAGTTCATCGAGGCCACCACCGACGTCTGGGAGCTGCCCAGCGAGAGCGCCACGCGCGTCGGGCATCCCGCGCCGTTCCCCGTCGAGCTCCCACTGCGGCTGATCGAGCTGTACACCTACCAGGGTGACCTCGTCCTCGACCCGTTCATGGGGTCAGGCACCACGGCCGCGGCGGCGGTGCGCAGCGGGCGCCACTACGTCGGCTACGACACCGAGTCCGAGTACGTCCGCATCGCCGAGCAGCGGGTGAGCGAGGAGCGGGACCGGCTCATCGGGCGCGAGGCCCGCGCCGACGGCGCCGCCGGCCTGCTGGAAGGGGCGCGCGCCGACGGCGCGTCGGCGCGCGAGCTGGCCGCCGAGCTGCTGGCAGCGTGCGGGTTCGCCGACGTGGTCGAGAGCAAGCGGCTGGTGGCCGGCGTCGACGTCACCTTCTCGGCCCGTGACCGGACGGGCCGGCGGTGGCTCTTCGACGTGTCGGGCGCCTTCACCACCACCCGGACGGGGCTCCGACGGGCCGACACCCTGTGGAGGGCCCTGGGCAAGGCGGCCGTCCTCCACGCCGAGCTGCCCGAGGTCCCCGTCGTCCTGCTCACGACGGCGGTACCCGTTCCGGGCAGCGCCGGCGAGCGCGCCTGGCGCTCCCTGGCCGCGGCCACGGCACCGGGCACCCTGGCCGCGGTCCACGACGTGATCGAGCTCGAGTCCCCCGACGACCAGGCGCGCCTGCGGCGCTACGCGTCCGAAGGCATCGCGCTCGCCGACGGCGCGCCCCCGCCACCGCGGGGTGCCGCGGGCTCCAAGCGCCGACGCGCCGCTCCCCGTGCCCGATGA
- a CDS encoding amino acid permease, which yields MARGETTDTDTRLRPEPVLTKSPSRTDTTLTASLPERLSYRVKRVLLGPPLVTDQLHRQRLGKPTALAVLSSDVMSSSAYASEEILRILVPIGGLAAFSLVTPITAAILAVLAVVTICYRDVVRSYPKAGGSYVVSRDNFGPNVAQVAGAALLISYTITVAVSVAAGADAIISAAPAMKRAAVPLSIFFVVLLAFGNLRGIREAGRVFAIPTYFFIANMAALIVIGLVHAAAGGLGHAPRTHETMPLGHTGGGLLLGVSVFYILRAFANGSSAMTGTEAISNGVSIFRDPQARNARTTLVLMSTILGVMFLGVSLLAAFTHAVPFSSGTPTVVAEVGKLVYGTSALGHALFYTLQAATALILILAANTSFTGFPFLVSFVAEDSFLPRMLTVRGHRLVFSNGIILLAVASIALLLATGAKVAALIPMYAIGVFTGFTMAGAGMVKHHLTHREQHWRKSVAVNAVAAVVCLVVVVVFAVAEFSQGAWVVVVVMPLLVYALVRTNRQYRVEDVVLEEGAAVQACEARILRRHVVVVLIDRIDLAAARAIQYARTLMPDDLRAVHFNIDNRRAELLIERWQQVGLTRLPLDVVDCPDRRLGRAALELAAELADGETEVSILLPRRSYGKAWRRILHDQTADRIVDIVSQLSHVNATIVPFLVAPGIDDRRSHDALSRVDRPPQPAGQRRSDGLRPASAPRPGTTPVSDLQWRHQARIAGRVKTLRVQPWSGVPTLECVVVDGSGEAITLVFLGRRSIPGIRSGVELTAEARVGKHEGKLAMINPLYELLSTSEPSPAH from the coding sequence GTGGCTCGGGGTGAGACGACCGATACCGACACCCGGCTGCGGCCCGAGCCGGTCCTCACGAAGTCCCCGTCCCGGACCGACACGACCCTGACCGCCAGCCTCCCCGAGCGCTTGAGCTACCGGGTCAAGCGGGTCCTGCTGGGCCCACCCCTGGTGACCGACCAGCTCCACCGCCAGCGCCTGGGCAAACCCACGGCGCTGGCGGTGCTGTCCTCCGACGTCATGTCCTCCTCCGCCTATGCGAGCGAGGAGATCCTGCGGATCCTGGTGCCGATCGGCGGGCTGGCGGCGTTCTCGTTGGTGACGCCCATCACGGCCGCCATCCTGGCCGTCCTCGCCGTGGTCACGATCTGCTACCGCGACGTCGTCCGGTCCTACCCCAAAGCGGGGGGCTCGTACGTCGTGAGCCGCGACAACTTCGGCCCGAACGTGGCGCAGGTGGCCGGGGCCGCCTTGCTCATCAGTTACACCATCACCGTGGCGGTCTCGGTGGCCGCCGGCGCGGACGCCATCATCTCGGCCGCCCCGGCGATGAAACGCGCGGCCGTGCCCTTGTCCATCTTCTTCGTGGTCCTCCTCGCCTTCGGCAACCTTCGGGGGATCCGCGAGGCGGGACGCGTCTTCGCCATCCCCACGTACTTCTTCATCGCCAACATGGCAGCCCTCATCGTGATCGGCCTGGTGCACGCCGCCGCGGGCGGCCTCGGCCACGCACCCCGGACGCACGAGACGATGCCGCTCGGGCACACCGGCGGGGGGCTGCTCCTGGGCGTGTCGGTCTTCTACATCCTCCGGGCGTTCGCCAACGGCAGCTCGGCGATGACCGGCACCGAGGCCATCTCCAACGGGGTCAGCATCTTCCGCGACCCCCAGGCCCGCAACGCCCGCACGACGCTCGTCCTCATGAGCACCATCCTCGGCGTGATGTTCCTGGGGGTGTCGTTGCTCGCCGCCTTCACCCACGCCGTGCCGTTCTCCTCGGGCACCCCGACCGTGGTCGCCGAGGTCGGGAAGCTCGTCTACGGCACGAGTGCCCTGGGGCACGCGCTCTTCTACACCTTGCAGGCGGCGACGGCGTTGATCCTGATCCTCGCGGCCAACACCAGCTTCACCGGCTTCCCCTTCCTGGTGAGCTTCGTGGCCGAGGACTCGTTCCTGCCCCGCATGTTGACGGTCCGGGGGCATCGCCTGGTCTTCTCCAACGGCATCATCCTCCTGGCGGTGGCGTCGATCGCCCTCCTGCTCGCCACGGGGGCGAAGGTGGCGGCGCTGATCCCCATGTACGCCATCGGGGTGTTCACGGGCTTCACGATGGCCGGCGCGGGCATGGTCAAGCACCACCTGACCCACCGCGAGCAGCACTGGCGCAAGAGCGTGGCGGTCAATGCCGTCGCCGCGGTCGTGTGCCTGGTCGTCGTGGTGGTCTTCGCCGTGGCCGAGTTCAGCCAGGGCGCCTGGGTCGTCGTCGTCGTCATGCCGCTCCTCGTCTACGCCCTGGTGCGGACGAACCGGCAATACCGCGTGGAGGACGTCGTCCTCGAAGAGGGAGCCGCCGTCCAGGCCTGCGAAGCCCGTATCCTGCGTCGCCACGTCGTCGTCGTCCTGATCGACCGGATCGACCTGGCCGCCGCCCGGGCCATCCAGTACGCCCGCACCCTGATGCCCGACGACCTGCGGGCCGTGCACTTCAACATCGACAATCGCCGGGCCGAGCTGCTCATCGAGCGGTGGCAGCAGGTGGGCCTGACCCGGCTGCCCCTCGACGTCGTCGACTGCCCGGACCGCCGGCTGGGCCGGGCCGCGCTCGAGTTGGCGGCCGAGCTCGCCGACGGCGAGACCGAGGTCAGCATCCTGCTGCCGCGCCGGTCCTACGGCAAGGCGTGGCGCCGCATCCTCCACGACCAGACGGCCGACCGCATCGTGGACATCGTCAGCCAGCTGTCCCATGTGAACGCGACGATCGTCCCGTTCCTCGTCGCTCCCGGCATCGACGACCGCCGTTCGCATGACGCGCTCTCACGCGTCGACCGTCCGCCGCAACCCGCAGGCCAGCGCCGATCCGACGGCCTGCGGCCGGCGTCGGCACCCCGCCCCGGGACGACCCCGGTGTCCGACCTGCAGTGGCGACACCAGGCGCGCATCGCCGGACGGGTGAAGACGCTGCGCGTCCAGCCGTGGTCGGGCGTGCCCACCTTGGAGTGTGTCGTCGTCGACGGCAGCGGCGAGGCCATCACCCTGGTCTTCCTGGGGCGGCGGTCCATCCCCGGAATTCGCAGCGGCGTCGAGCTCACGGCGGAGGCGCGGGTGGGCAAGCACGAGGGCAAGCTCGCCATGATCAACCCGCTCTACGAGTTGCTCTCCACCTCCGAGCCATCGCCCGCCCACTGA
- the dnaX gene encoding DNA polymerase III subunit gamma/tau has protein sequence MADAGDTDPAPYQSLYRRFRPQRFEEVLGQEHVSLALRNAVREGRVGHAYLFSGPRGTGKTSTARILAKALNCAAPEDGEPCGRCDSCIEITRGASLDVHELDAASNNGVDAMRDLVSHAALGTPGRWKVYIVDEVHMLSTAASNALLKTLEEPPGHVVFVLATTDAQKVLPTIRSRTQHYEFRLLGAATLSGLLRQVRDATGLALPDEALDSAVRRGRGSARDALSALDQVAAGGTVDDDIAVLAELAEALAEHDPARSLVAVALACEAGRDAQRLAADLAEYLRQGFLATVAGDLVSLSGAERAQVEEVARRMGLPALVRCLEELGRAQVDMRDVPDARVHLEVALIKLTHPQADDSTSALLERIERLERALADGGAGGTAASYPARTVDAPTPPAGAGPPARAGAGGPSAPAPAPVRDRGPAAAAAAAAADDAEGPSGAAGADGGGAVGGPELARRTLGAIRRQSGPGRARRAEAAAPAGPPSDPPPAGTASPRPPSPSAAAAAGAEPGGPSTLPSRDELVQVWGDGLLASLPSRARARFRVGRFLDVAGGSAVFALPNETHRSYCEEVRLDVEVALGTHFGTAVPIRLVVDDEADGTATADVTPAAVDPPTDASDGPATAGSAPRAPRRRPSGAATTAPAGNVPPAGTTVPQATAPAGEAADGGEGGDDEPDLLDPEVLAAETEPAGVGLTPQERLKQAFPGAAEV, from the coding sequence GTGGCCGACGCCGGCGACACCGACCCCGCCCCCTACCAGTCCCTCTACCGCCGTTTCCGGCCCCAGCGCTTCGAGGAGGTGCTGGGGCAGGAGCACGTCAGCCTGGCGCTGCGCAACGCGGTGCGCGAGGGCCGGGTGGGCCACGCCTATCTGTTCAGCGGCCCGCGCGGGACGGGGAAGACCTCGACGGCGCGGATCCTGGCCAAGGCCCTCAACTGCGCGGCCCCCGAGGACGGCGAGCCCTGCGGGCGCTGCGACTCGTGCATCGAGATCACCCGGGGGGCGTCGCTCGACGTGCACGAGCTCGACGCCGCCTCCAACAACGGCGTGGACGCCATGCGCGACCTGGTGTCCCACGCCGCGCTGGGAACACCCGGGCGCTGGAAGGTGTACATCGTCGACGAGGTCCACATGCTCTCGACGGCCGCGTCCAACGCCCTGCTGAAGACGCTCGAGGAGCCTCCCGGCCACGTGGTCTTCGTACTGGCCACCACGGACGCCCAGAAGGTGCTCCCCACTATCCGGAGCCGGACCCAGCACTACGAGTTCCGGCTCCTCGGCGCCGCGACGCTGTCGGGCCTGCTCCGCCAGGTGCGCGACGCCACGGGCCTGGCCCTCCCCGACGAGGCCCTCGACTCCGCCGTGCGCCGGGGACGGGGCTCGGCGCGCGATGCCCTGTCGGCGCTCGACCAGGTGGCGGCGGGGGGCACGGTCGACGACGACATCGCCGTGCTCGCCGAGCTGGCCGAAGCCCTGGCCGAGCACGATCCCGCCCGCTCCCTGGTGGCGGTGGCGCTGGCGTGCGAGGCCGGCCGCGACGCGCAGCGCCTGGCCGCCGATCTCGCCGAGTACCTCCGCCAGGGTTTCCTGGCCACGGTGGCGGGCGACCTGGTGAGCCTGTCCGGTGCCGAGCGGGCCCAGGTCGAGGAGGTGGCCCGGCGCATGGGGCTGCCGGCGCTGGTCCGGTGTCTGGAGGAGCTGGGCCGGGCCCAGGTCGACATGCGCGACGTCCCCGACGCCCGGGTGCACCTGGAGGTCGCCCTCATCAAGCTGACCCACCCCCAGGCCGACGACTCGACCAGCGCGCTCCTCGAGCGCATCGAGCGCCTCGAGCGGGCCCTGGCGGACGGGGGCGCCGGCGGGACCGCCGCGTCCTATCCGGCCCGGACCGTGGACGCACCCACGCCGCCGGCCGGAGCGGGGCCTCCGGCGCGCGCCGGGGCGGGCGGGCCATCGGCGCCGGCACCGGCGCCGGTCCGGGATCGTGGGCCGGCTGCGGCTGCGGCTGCGGCTGCCGCCGACGACGCCGAGGGTCCCTCGGGAGCGGCGGGCGCGGACGGGGGCGGAGCCGTCGGCGGCCCCGAGCTCGCCCGCCGCACGCTCGGGGCGATCAGGCGCCAGTCCGGTCCGGGTCGGGCGCGCCGCGCCGAGGCCGCCGCGCCGGCGGGGCCACCGAGCGATCCGCCGCCCGCCGGTACGGCGTCGCCCCGGCCGCCGTCGCCGTCGGCTGCGGCCGCGGCGGGGGCCGAGCCGGGCGGGCCGTCGACACTGCCGTCACGCGACGAGCTGGTCCAGGTGTGGGGCGACGGGCTGCTGGCGTCGCTGCCCAGCCGGGCGCGGGCGCGCTTCCGGGTCGGGAGGTTCCTCGACGTGGCCGGGGGCTCGGCCGTGTTCGCGCTGCCCAACGAGACGCACCGGTCGTACTGCGAGGAGGTCCGCCTCGACGTGGAGGTGGCCCTGGGCACCCACTTCGGCACGGCCGTGCCGATCCGGCTGGTGGTGGACGACGAGGCCGACGGCACCGCTACGGCCGACGTCACCCCCGCCGCCGTGGACCCGCCCACGGACGCCTCGGACGGGCCGGCGACCGCCGGGAGCGCACCCCGTGCTCCGCGCCGCCGCCCCTCCGGGGCCGCCACCACCGCGCCGGCTGGCAACGTTCCTCCGGCCGGCACGACCGTCCCGCAGGCCACCGCGCCGGCCGGCGAGGCCGCCGACGGGGGTGAGGGCGGGGACGACGAGCCCGACCTGCTCGATCCCGAGGTCCTGGCGGCCGAGACCGAGCCGGCCGGGGTCGGCCTCACGCCCCAGGAGCGGCTGAAGCAGGCTTTCCCGGGCGCGGCCGAGGTCTAG